The genomic DNA CACCACACCTAAAAAACCAAATTCAGCTATGCGTAAAGTAGCTAGGGTTAGGCTAACAAATGGTAAAGAGGTTAATGCTTACATTGGTGGTGAAGGTCATAATTTACAAGAGCACTCTATTGTATTGGTTAGGGGTGGTAGAGTAAAAGACTTGCCAGGTGTAAGATACCACATCGTTCGTGGAGCTTTGGATACTTCTGGAGTAGACGGAAGAACACAAAGAAGGTCTAAGTATGGTACTAAGAGGCCTAAGAAATAGTAACAATTTTTAGTTAGAAGAAAATGAGGAAATCTAAACCAAAAAAGAGAATTATTCTTCCGGACCCAAAATTTAATGATGTTTTGGTAACGAAATTCGTGAACAACTTAATGTTCTCAGGAAAGAAGAATCTTTCATATAACATTTTTTACGAAGCAATCGAGATTGTAGGAGCGAAGATAAAAGACGAGAACAGCTTAGATGTTTTTAAGAAAGCTTTGTCTAATGTAACTCCAGCAGTAGAAGTTAGAAGCCGCAGAATAGGTGGTGCTACCTTCCAGATTCCTTCAGAAATTCGTCCTGGTCGTAAGCAATCCATAGGGATGAAAGCATTAATTGGTGCTTCGCGTAAACGCCACGAAAAAACAATGGGTGAGAGATTGGCCGGAGAGATTGTTGCAGCTTTTAAAGAGGAGGGGACTGCTTTCAAAAAGAAAGAAGAAACTCATCGTATGGCTGATGCAAACAAGGCTTTCTCACACTTCCGTTTCTAAGACGGGCAAGGGTTTACATATAAATTTAGATTAGAGATGTCTGAAAAACTAGAGTATAGAAGAAATATAGGCATTATGGCGCACATAGACGCGGGTAAGACCACGACTACTGAGCGCATTTTGTACTATACAGGTCGAAGTTATAAAATTGGTGAGGTCCACGACGGAGCTGCTACGATGGACTGGATGGTTCAGGAGCAGGAGCGAGGAATAACAATTACTTCAGCGGCAACCACTGTGTATTGGAACCGCAATAATATTAAGCATAAGATTAATATAATTGACACGCCGGGTCACGTAGATTTTACTGTAGAGGTAGAAAGATCGTTACGTGTACTGGATGGTGCTGTTGCTTTGTTTTGTGCTGTTGGTGGTGTTGAGCCACAGAGTGAAACTGTATGGCGTCAAGCTGATAAATATAATGTTCCTCGTATTGGATTCGTTAATAAAATGGATCGTACTGGAGCAGACTTTTTTGATGTTGTAGGTCAAGTAAGAGAGAAGTTAAAAGCAAATCCTGTTCCTCTTCAAATTCCAATTGGAGCTGAGGAGAAATTTGTAGGTGTTGTTGATTTAATTAGCAATAAAGCTTTTGTTTGGGATGAAGGATCGCAAGGTGTTGAAATCCGTGAGATTCCTGTTCCTGAAGATTTAGTGGATGTAGCTGCAGAATACAGGATGAAATTGATAGAGGGTGTTGCTGAGGAAAGTGATGAGCTTTTAGAAAAGTTTATGGACGATCCTAATAGTATTACCGAAGATGAAATTCATGTTGCTATTAGAAAAGCAACTGTTGAGATGAGAATTACTCCTATTATGTGTGGTTCGGCATTTAAAAACAAAGGTGTTCAGATGCTTTTGGATGCTGTTGTTGACTTCTTGCCTAGTCCTGCTGATCAGCCTGCGGTAACTGGTGTTCATCCAAGAACTGGAGAAGAGGAAACTCGTAGTATCGATGATACTAAATTTTCTGCTTTAGCATTTAAGATTGCAACTGACCCATTTGTTGGTCGTATTTGTTTCTTCCGTGTTTATAGTGGTAAATTAAAAGCAGGATCTTATGTGTTGAATGCTTCTACTGGTAAAAAAGAAAGAATTTCAAGGATTATGCAAATGCACTCCAATAAGCAAGAGCCTTTAGAGGAAATTGGTGTTGGTGATATTGGTGCAGCTGTAGGGTTCAAAACTATACGAACAGGTGATACTTTAACTGACTTAAGTAGTCCTATTGTTTTAGAGACTATGAAATTCCCAGAGCCAGTAATTAAAGTAGCTATTGAACCTAATACTCAGAAAGAAATGGATAAGCTAGGAATAGCTCTTCAAAAACTTGCTGAGGAGGATCCTACTTTTAGGGTACAAACTGATGAAGATACTGGACAGACCATTATTAGTGGGATGGGAGAGCTTCATCTAGATATCTTAGTGGATCGCTTGAAACGTGAATTTAAAGTAGATTGCACTCAGGGTCAGCCAATGGTTTCTTATAAAGAAGCTATTACTGCTTCGGTGAACCACCGTGAAGTATATAAAAAGCAGTCGGGTGGACGTGGTAAATTTGCTGATATCGTATTTGAAATGGGTCCTGCAGATGAAGGTTTTGTAGGTTTGCAGTTTGTCGACAGTGTTAAAGGTGGTAATATTCCTAAAGAATATATTCCGTCTATACAAAAAGGATTTACTATGGCTATGCAGAATGGTGTATTAGCTGGATACGGTGTCGATAGTTTAAAAGTAACTTTAACTGATGGTTCCTTCCATGCAGTGGATTCAGATCAATTGAGTTTTGAATTAGCCGCTAAATTAGCATTTAAAACAGCTGCTAAGAAAGCAAGTCCTGTTTTATTGGAGCCTATCATGAAAGTGGAAATTACAACCCCAGATGATTATTTAGGTGATGTAAGTGGTGACGTTAATCGTCGTCGTGGACAACTAGAAGGTATTGAAGCTAAATCAGGTTCTCAGGTAGTGAAAGCGAAAGTTCCATTGCGCGAGATGTTTGGTTATGTTACGGCTTTACGTACTATCACATCTGGAAGAGCTTCTTCAAGCATGGAATTCAGTCATTTTGCTGAAGCTCCAAAGTCTGTGGTGGAAGATGTAATGGGAGTGAAATAATATTCAGTTATCATATAAAAACAAGAATCGTGAGTCAGAGGATTAGAATTAAATTAAAATCGTATGATCATAATCTAGTTGACAAATCAGCTGAAAAGATTGTAAAAACTGTAAAAATTACAGGTGCAGTAGTTAATGGACCAATTCCATTACCAACTCATAAGAAAATCTATACAGTGAACAAATCAACATTTGTGAACAAGAAATCGAGAGAGCAATTCGAGTTGAACTCGTATAAAAGACTATTAGACATCTATAGCAGTAATGCTAAAACAATAGATTCTCTAATGCGTCTAGAGTTACCAAGTGGAGTTGAAGTAGAAATCAAAGTGTAATTTTAAAGGCTTTTTAAAATGTCAGGAATTATTGGAAAAAAAGTTGGGATGACCAGCATATTCGATGAAAATGGAAAAAACATTCCATGTACAGTAATCGAAGCTGGCCCCTGTGTAGTTACCCAAGTTCGTACCCTCGATAATGATGGTTACGAGGCTATTCAACTTGGCTATGACGACAAAAAAGAGAAGAATACCTCTAAAGCGTTGCGTGGTCACTTTGAAAAAGCCAAAACTACACCTAAGAGAGTTTTAATAGAATTCTCTAGATTCGAAGAAAAGAAAAAATTCGGTGAAAGTGTTACAGTTGAAGTATTCGCAGAAGGCGAGTATGTTGATGTAGCTGGTACCTCCAAAGGTAAAGGTTTCCAAGGTGTTGTAAAACGTCATGGATTTGCTGGAGTTAACGATGCTACTCACGGTCAGCACAACAGACTTAGAGCCCCTGGTTCAATCGGAGCGTCTTCATATCCTTCAAGAGTATTTAAAGGAATGAGAATGGCTGGTCAAATGGGTAATAAGAGAGTTAAAGTAATCAATTTACAAGTAGTAAAAATTGTACCTGAAAAGAACTTAATTGTAGTTAAGGGCTCTGTTCCAGGTTCAAAAGGATCATATTTAACAATTGAGAGATGGAAGTAGCAGTATATAGTGTAAGTGGAAAAGAAACCGGAAAGAAAGTTGTTCTGGATGAAAAAGTTTTTGGTATTGAACCAAATGATCATGCTATCTATCTAGCTGTGAAGCAGTACAATGCTAATCAAAGGCAAGGTACTCACAGTTCTAAAGAGGTAAGTATGCTTTCTGGTAGTACTAGGAAAATTAAGCGTCAAAAAGGTACAGGTACCGCTCGTGCTGGTAGCATCAAATCGCCTATTTTTAGAGGTGGTGCTCGCGTTTTTGGTCCTCAACCAAGAGTTTACAACTTTAAATTGAACAAGAAACTTAAGCGTTTGGCTCGTTTGTCAGCTTTAACTTATAAAGCTCAAGACTCAGCGATTAAAGTAATCGAAGACATCAATCTCGATAGTGCAAAAACCTCTCAAATGGTTAAGATTCTTAAGGATCTGGAATTGAGTGGAAAAAAGACACTAATCGTGTTGAATGATATAAATAATAATGTATATTTGTCGACTCGAAATTTACAGGGGGTTACAGTGTTAAGGGTTTCTGATTTAAATACTTATGAAATTCTTAAGGCAAAGAACCTAGTTATGGTAGAGAGTTCAGTGGAAGCTTTCTCTGAATTAGCATAGTTAGACTTGTAAATTCATCGATAATTTAAAAGACAAGAAAATGGGTATTATCATTAAGCCAATCATTACAGAGAAAATGACAGCGGTAACTGAAAAGTTTCCGAATCGTTATGGCTTTATTGTAAACAGAAATGCTAATAAAATCCAAATCAAAGCAGCTATTAAAGAGTTCTATGGTAAGGAAGCAGTTTCTGTTAATACAATGAATTATCTGGGCAAGTCAAAAAGTCGCTTTACAAAAGGTGGCTTTATCTCAGGAAAAGAAAATTCGTTTAAGAAGGCTATTGTGACTTTGGCCGAAGGCGAAACAATTGATTTTTATAGCAATATATAATTAGATGGCTTTAAAAAAATTCAAACCGACAACCCCGGGACAACGCTTTAAGTTAATAAGCACGTTCGACGATATTACCACCTCAACACCAGAGAAGAGTTTGTTGGAAGGTAAGAAAAAATCAGGTGGTAGAAACAGTAACGGGAAGATGACTATGCGCTATATAGGTGGTGGTCATAAAAAGAAGTATAGAATTATCGACTTTAAAAGAGATAAAGAAGGTATTCCTGCAAAAGTGAAAACGGTAGAGTATGATCCTAATAGATCGGCTCGTATCAGCTTATTAGTTTATGCTGATGGTGAGAAGAGATATATCATAGCTCCACATGGTATTGAAGTTGGACAAGAAGTTCTCAGCGGAAAAGATGCCACACCAGATGTAGGAAACACACTTTATTTAAGCGATATTCCATATGGTACAATCATTCATAATGTTGAATTGCGTCCTGGACAAGGAGCTAAAATGGCTCGTTCTGCAGGTAACTTTGCTCAACTAATGACTCGTGATGGTAAATTTGCAATCTTAAAAATGCCTAGTGGTGAAACAAGAATGATTCTTCAAACTTGTAAAGCTACAATCGGTATGGTATCTAACGGTGAACATAGTCTCGAAAGATCAGGTAAAGCTGGTAGAACTCGTTGGCAAGGTCGTCGTCCAAGAGTACGTGGTGTTGTAATGAATCCAGTTGATCACCCTATGGGTGGTGGTGAAGGCCGCCAGTCTGGAGGTCATCCAAGATCGCGTAATGGTATTCCTGCTAAAGGTTACAAAACTCGTAACAAGAAGAAGGATAGTAACAGGTATATCATCGATAGAAGAAAGAAGTAAGGAATTAAATATCATTAAATTATGAGTCGTTCATTAAAAAAAGGTCCATTTATCCATTATAAGCTAGAACAAAGAGTTCTTGCTAATGTGGAGGCAGACAAAAAAACTGTGGTTAAAACCTGGTCTAGAGCTTCTATGATATCTCCAGACTTCGTAGGACAAACCATAGCTGTTCATAATGGAAACAAATTTATTCCTGTTTACGTTACTGAGAATATGGTAGGTCATAAGTTAGGAGAATTTTCTCCAACTAGAATCTTCCGTGGACATGCAGGGAGCAAGAATAAAGGTAATAAATAAGAAAGATTGAATCACTATGGGATCCAGAAAACATAACACAGCAGAAAAGATCAAGGAAGCCAAAAAACAAGTGGCTTTTGCGAAATTGAATAACTGCCCCACATCTCCCCGAAAAATGAGATTGGTAGCAGACCTAGTGAGAGGAGAGAGCGTTGAAAAATCGTTATATATTTTGAAGCATTCACCAAAAGAAGCTTCAAATAGATTATATAAAGTTTTGCTTTCTGCCGTATCCAATTGGCAAGCTAAAAATACAGAAGAGCGCATGGAAGATGCTAATCTTTATGTGAAGGAAGTATATGTAGATAGCGGAAGACAATTGAAAAGAATTCAACCAGCACCACAAGGTCGTGCACATAGAGTTCGTAAGCGTTCTAATCACGTGACAGTAGTTGTTGATAGTAGAATTATTAAAGAAGAAAACTAATGGGACAAAAGACAAATCCAATCGGTTTAAGATTAGGAATCATCAAAGGATGGGACTCTAATTGGTTTGGTGGAAAGAAATTTGAAGAGAAATTGGTAGAAGACATGAAAATCAGAAAGTATCTTTCTGCACGTCTTAGTAAAGCCAGTGTTGCTAAAATCGCCATCGAACGTACTCTAAAATTAGTAACTATTACTGTTCACACTGCTCGTCCAGGTATCATTATTGGTAAAGGTGGTCAAGAGGTTGATAAACTAAAAGAAGAGTTAAAAAAACTCACTAAGAAAGAAGTTCAAATTAATATCTCAGAGATTAAACGCCCTGAATTAGAGGCAAGTTTAGTGGCTAAGAATGTAGCAAGTCAGATTGAAGGAAGAATTTCTTTCCGTCGTGCGATTAAAACTTCTATTGCATCTACTATGAGAGCTGGTGCCGAAGGCATCAAAATTCTTATTAGTGGTCGTGTAGGTGGTGCCGAAATGGCCCGTTCCGAAATGTATAAAGATGGTCGTATTCCATTGCACACTTTAAGAGCAGACATCGATTATTCACTAGCAGAAGCTCACACTACTTATGGCCGTATTGGTATTAAAGTGTGGATATGTAAAGGTGAGATCTATGGTAAACCAGAATTGGTTCCAACAGGTGCTCCTGAAAAAGGTGGAAAACAACGTCCCCATCAACAAAGAAGAAGAAAATAAATAGGAATAAGTAAATAAGTTTTAGATATGTTACAGCCTAGAAAAACAAAGTTCAGAAAGATGCAAAAAGGTAGAATGAAGGGCAACGCTCAGCGTGGTCACGAATTAGCTTTTGGCTCTTTTGGAATTAAATCTCTGGAAGAAACCTGGATGACAGGTAGACAAATCGAAGCAGCTCGTCAGGCTATTACTCGTAAGATGAAGCGACAAGGGCAACTTTGGATTAGAGTCTTTCCAGATAAACCAGTAACTAAAAAACCAGCTGAAGTAAGAATGGGAAAAGGTAAAGGTGCCCCTGAATTATTTGTAGCTCGTGTTTCACCAGGTAGAATAATTTTTGAATCTGCAGGTGTGGATTTCGCCACTGCTAAAGAGTCTATGAGACTTGGTGCGCAAAAATTGCCTGTTCTTACAAAATTTGTAGTTCGAAGAGATTACGTAGAAGATTAAAAAATTACGAAGATGAAAAATTCAGAAATAAAAGAATTATCTACCAAAGATATACAGGAAAAACTAGAAGATCAAAAAATGATCCTCGATAAAGCCCGTTTAAATCATGCCGTTTCTCCATTGGAAAACCCCAATGTGTTAAAAGAGTATAGAAAAACTATTGCAAGGTTAATGACTGAATTAAACAACAGACAACCAGCAGATAAATAATTTTTGAAATGGAAAGAAATTTAAGAAAAGAGAGAGTTGGGCTCGTTGTTAGCAATAAAATGGACCGTTCCATTGTGGTGGAGATTGAAACGAAAAAAAAGCACCCCATTTATGGTAAGTTCGTAAAGCAGACCAACAAGCTCATGGCTCATGACGATGCTAATGATTGTAACATTGGTGACACTGTTAAAATCATGGAAACTCGTCCTTTGAGCAAGAATAAGCGTTGGAGACTAGTAGAAATCATTGAAAGAGCTAAATAATTATGTTACAACAAGAAAGTAGAAGTGGTGTTGCGGACAACAGTGGTGCTAAAGAGGTACTTGTTATTAAGGTCTTAGGTGGTACTGGTCGTCGCTATGCATCATTAGGTGATAAAGTAGTAGTTACCGTAAAATCAGCTGTTCCAAGTAGTGGTATGAAAAAAGGTACCGTTGTTACAGCCGTTGTAGTTCGTACTAAAAAAGAAGTGAGAAGACCTGATGGTTCTTATATTCGCTTTGATGATAATGCGGTTGTTTTATTAAACGCTGCTGGAGAGATGTCAGGAACGCGTATTTTTGGTCCTGTTGCTCGCGAATTACGTGAAAAAGATTTTATGAAAATTGTTTCTCTTGCACCTGAGGTGTTATAAAAAGAATAAACTATGAGTGTAAAATTAAATATTAAAAAGGGAGATACTGTTAAGGTAATCAGTGGCGAGTCTAAAGGAAAACAAGGACGAGTTTTAAGAATTGATGCTGCAACAGGAAGAGCCGTTGTTGAAGGTGCTAATCTTATAAAGAAGCACTCTAAACCAAATGCTCAAAATCCCCAGGGTGGAATAGTTGAGCAAGAAGCTCCTATTCATATGTCCAATCTTATGATTGTGGACGCTAAAGGAAATACCACCCGAATCGGTAAGAAAATAGATGAAAAAACTGGAAAATCAGTAAGATTTTCAAAAAAATCAGGGGAGGTGATTAAATAATGTACACACCAAGATTACAGGAAAAATATTCCAAAGAAGTTGCACCTGCTTTAATGAAGGAGTTTGGCTATACAAGCAGTATGCAAATACCCAAGATTACGAAAATTTCGTTGAATCAAGGATTAGGTGAAGCTATTACCGATAAGAAAAGAATCGATACTGGTCTAGAAGAAATGACAATGATTGCTGGTCAAAGAGCAGTCTCTACTAAGTCTAAAAGAGATATCTCTAACTTTAAGGTTAGAAAAGGTATGCCAATTGGAGTTAGAGTTACTTTAAGAAGACAAAACATGTATGAATTTTTTGATCGTTTGGTATCAGTTTCTATTCCTCGTGTACGTGACTTCCGTGGTATCAATGAAAAAGGTTTTGATGGACGTGGCAACTTTACTTTCGGAGTTCCAGAACAAATCATTTTCCCTGAAATTGATATCGATAAAGTAACAAAAATCAATGGTATGAATATTACTATTGTTACCTCAGCTAAAACTGATAAAGAGTGCTACGCTCTATTAAAAGAATTTGGCTTCCCATTCAAAAACAATAAAAAGAGTTAATTATGGCTAAAGAATCAATGAAAGCGAGAGAAGTCAAAAGACAAAAACTCGTTGATAAATATGCTAATAAAAGAGCTGAATTGAAAGCTGCTGGTGATAATGTTGGACTACAAAAGTTACCTAGAAATTCAAATCCAATTCGCCTTCATAATCGCTGTAAATTGACTGGTAGACCTAAAGGTTATATGCGTCAGTTTGGAGTATCACGTATTAATTTCCGTGAAATGGCAAATAATGGGTTGATTCCTGGTGTTAAGAAAGCCAGTTGGTAATTTTTAATTTATAAAAACGGATAATAATGAATACAGATCCAATTGCAGATTACTTAACAAGATTAAGAAACGCCATAAGTGCTAATCATAGAATCGTTGATGTTCCTCATTCTAAATTGAAACTGAACATTACAAAGATTTTGTTTGAAAAGGGATATATTCTTCAATACAAAGTTGAAAATGAAGGTACTATCGATAGCAATATTAAAATCGCTTTAAAATATCACCCACAAACAAAAATGAGTGCTATTAAAGAGTTGAAGCGTGTGAGTAAGCCAGGTTTGCGTGTTTATAAAGGCGCTGACGATTTACCACGTGTTATTAATGGTCTTGGAGTGGCTATCATCTCTACATCTAAAGGTGTAATTACTGATAAAGAAGCTCGCAGAGAGAACATTGGTGGTGAAATATTATGTTACGTAAGTTAATTAGAGGAGAATAATAATGTCAAGAATCGGAAAATTACCCATTCCTGTTACCTCAGGAGTTACTGTTGAAGTTTCAAAAGAAAACTTGGTCACAGTAAAGGGAAAATTAGGCGAATTGCAACAACAAGTAGATCCTGCTATTACTCTTAAAATAGAGGATGGAATAGTTACTTTAGATCGTGCTACAGAATCAAAAGACCATCGCTCAAAGCATGGATTATATAGATCTTTGATTTCAAACATGATTCAAGGTGTTTCAGAAGGATTCAAAACGGTACAAGAATTAGTTGGTGTAGGTTATAAAGTAGATGTTCAAGGTCAAGTTTTAGACTTTGCTTTGGGTTTCTCTCACCATGTGTATTTTGTGCTTCCTGAAGAAGTAAAGGCAGAAGCTGTTACTGAAAGAGGTAAGAATCCTACCTTAACTATGACTTCACACGATAAGCAATTATTAGGTCAAGTTGCAGCTAAAGTAAGATCATTACGTAAGCCTGAGCCATATAAAGGAAAGGGAATCAAATTCCAAGGTGAAGAGCTTAGAAAGAAAGTTGGTAAATCAGCCGCTAAGTAATAATTAATTATACTTGCCTGGTGATAAAGCCAGGGAATTAATGTCTTTAGAAAATGAAAGTAAAGAACAGAAAAGAGTATCGTAGACTCAAAATAAAGAGACGTATCAGAAAGACCGTTGAAGGTAGTGCTGTTCGTCCAAGAATGACTGTTTTTAGAAGTAATAAACAGATTTATGTTCAGCTTGTGGATGATGCTGCAGGACATACTGTACTTGCTGCTTCTTCAACAGAGGAGAATATTGTCGGACAAAAAGTAACAAAAATTGAACAGGCTGCATTAGTAGGTAAACTCGTTGCCGAAAAAGCAAAAGAAGCTGGTATCACCGAAGTTGTTTTTGATCGTAACGGATATTTGTATCATGGTCGTATTAAATCATTAGCTGAAGCTGCTAGAACTAGCGGCCTAAAATTATAATCAATTATGGCAAATAAGAATTTAAAAAGAGTAAAATCCAGCGAAATTGAATTCAAAGATAGACTGGTTAGTATTCAAAGAGTAACAAAAGTTACAAAAGGTGGTAGAACCTTTAGCTTTTCAGCTATTGTTGTAGTTGGAAACGAGAATGGTGTCGTAGGTTATGGTTTAGGTAAAGCAAACGAAGTATCTGCAGCAATTGCTAAAGGTGTTGATGATGCTAAGAAACATTTAATAAAAATTCCTGTTCTTAAAGGAACATTACCTCACGAACAAACTGGCCGCTATAGCGGTGCACGAGTATTTATGAAGCCTGCTGCTCCTGGTACTGGAGTAATTGCTGGTGGAGCGATGCGTGCTGTTTTTGAGAGTGTGGGAGTTAAGGATGTATTAGCAAAATCTAAAGGTTCATCAAATCCACACTCAGTGGTAAAGGCGACTATAGATGCTTTGACTAACCTCAGAGATCCAAAAACAATAGCACAGCTTAGAAATGTTGATTTAGACACAGTATTTAACGGATAAAATCAGGCATAATGGAAAGAAAAGTAAGAATCAAGCAGGTAAGAAGTAGAATTGGTCATCCAAAAGATCAAAAAGCAACCCTTGACGCTCTTGGCCTGACTAAAATGAATCAGGTTAAAGAACTAACGTTGAATGGTCCTTTAGAGGGTATGGTCAACAAAGTGAAACATTTATTACTAATCGAAGAAATTTAAATTATATAATCATGGATTTAAGTAATTTAAAACCGGCAGAGGGAGCAACTCACTCAGATAAAAGAATTGGTCGTGGACAAGGATCTGGCAAAGGTGGAACATCTACTAGAGGTCATAAAGGTGCAAAGTCACGTTCTGGTTACAAACGTAAAAGAGGATTTGAAGGTGGTCAAATGCCATTATTCAGACGCGTTCCTAAATTTGGTTTCAAAAATATAAATAGAGTAGAGTATCGCGGTATTAACGTGGACGCTATTCAGAAAATTGCTGAAGAATTAGAACTTCAAGCAATAACAATAGACGTTTTAATTGAGAATGGTTTGGTTAACAAGAAAGATAGAGTTAAAGTATTGGGAAGAGGTGAGTTGACAGCTAAAGTGGACATAACAGCCCATGCCTTTTCTGCGTCTGCAACTAAATTAATCGAAGCACAAGGTGGTACAGCAACTACCATTTAAAACCAATTTTCATGAAAAAACTAATCGAAACTATTAGAAATATCTTTAAAATAGAGGATCTTCGCAAGAGGATTCTCTATACCTTAGGTGTTATTCTGATATATAGACTGGGATCTTATGTGGTTCTGCCAGGTGTAGATCCTACTCAGTTAGCAGCATTAAAAAATCAAACTGATTCAGGATTATTAGGCTTATTGAATATGTTCTCTGGTGGAGCATTTTCTAATGCATCTATTTTTGCATTGGGTATCATGCCTTATATTTCTGCTTCTATTGTGATTCAGCTGTTAGGAATGGCTATTCCCTATTTTCAGAAACTACAGAAAGAAGGAGAAAGTGGAAGAAATAAAATCAATCAAATTACACGTTGGTTAACTGTTGCAATTACTGCATTTCAGGCTCCAGCGTATATTACTAATTTGATTTCTCAACTTCCTGCACAAGCAATTTCACCTTTTGACCCTAATATTACATCTCCTACTACATTTTTTTGGATATCTAGCATCCTAATATTAGTTGCTGGAACTTTATTTGTAATGTGGTTAGGTGAAAGAATTACAGAAAAAGGAATTGGAAACGGTATCTCTCTTATCATTATGATAGGTATTATTGCGAACTTACCTTTCGCTTTATTCAGTGAGTTTGCTTCTCGTATGGAGCAGTCTGGAGGAGGATTGGTGGTGTTTATTATTGAAATTGCAGTATTAGTATTTGTTGTGCTGTTAACTATTCTTCTTGTACAAGGTACACGCCGTATTCCAGTGCAGTATGCTAAAAGAATTGTTGGTAATAAACAGTATGGTGGTGTTCGCCAGTATATTCCTTTAAAGGTTAATGCTGCAGGTGTTATGCCTATCATCTTTGCTCAGGCAATTATGTTCTTACCCATTACTTTTGCTGGTTTTTCTGAATCAGAAGGAATGAGTGCTTTTGCAGCAACTTTTTCCAATATCAATGGGTTTTGGTATAACTTAGTATTCTTTATCGTTATTATTATCTTCACCTATTTCTATACAGCGGTTACAATTAACCCTAATCAAATGGCTGATGATATGAAGAAAAATGGTGGTTTTATTCCCGGTGTTA from Lentimicrobium sp. L6 includes the following:
- the rplV gene encoding 50S ribosomal protein L22; the encoded protein is MGSRKHNTAEKIKEAKKQVAFAKLNNCPTSPRKMRLVADLVRGESVEKSLYILKHSPKEASNRLYKVLLSAVSNWQAKNTEERMEDANLYVKEVYVDSGRQLKRIQPAPQGRAHRVRKRSNHVTVVVDSRIIKEEN
- the rpsG gene encoding 30S ribosomal protein S7 codes for the protein MRKSKPKKRIILPDPKFNDVLVTKFVNNLMFSGKKNLSYNIFYEAIEIVGAKIKDENSLDVFKKALSNVTPAVEVRSRRIGGATFQIPSEIRPGRKQSIGMKALIGASRKRHEKTMGERLAGEIVAAFKEEGTAFKKKEETHRMADANKAFSHFRF
- the rplD gene encoding 50S ribosomal protein L4 is translated as MEVAVYSVSGKETGKKVVLDEKVFGIEPNDHAIYLAVKQYNANQRQGTHSSKEVSMLSGSTRKIKRQKGTGTARAGSIKSPIFRGGARVFGPQPRVYNFKLNKKLKRLARLSALTYKAQDSAIKVIEDINLDSAKTSQMVKILKDLELSGKKTLIVLNDINNNVYLSTRNLQGVTVLRVSDLNTYEILKAKNLVMVESSVEAFSELA
- the rplC gene encoding 50S ribosomal protein L3 is translated as MSGIIGKKVGMTSIFDENGKNIPCTVIEAGPCVVTQVRTLDNDGYEAIQLGYDDKKEKNTSKALRGHFEKAKTTPKRVLIEFSRFEEKKKFGESVTVEVFAEGEYVDVAGTSKGKGFQGVVKRHGFAGVNDATHGQHNRLRAPGSIGASSYPSRVFKGMRMAGQMGNKRVKVINLQVVKIVPEKNLIVVKGSVPGSKGSYLTIERWK
- the rplW gene encoding 50S ribosomal protein L23 is translated as MGIIIKPIITEKMTAVTEKFPNRYGFIVNRNANKIQIKAAIKEFYGKEAVSVNTMNYLGKSKSRFTKGGFISGKENSFKKAIVTLAEGETIDFYSNI
- the rpsJ gene encoding 30S ribosomal protein S10, with translation MSQRIRIKLKSYDHNLVDKSAEKIVKTVKITGAVVNGPIPLPTHKKIYTVNKSTFVNKKSREQFELNSYKRLLDIYSSNAKTIDSLMRLELPSGVEVEIKV
- the rpsL gene encoding 30S ribosomal protein S12; this encodes MPTIQQLVRKGRNKLEYKSKSRALDSCPQRRGVCLRVYTTTPKKPNSAMRKVARVRLTNGKEVNAYIGGEGHNLQEHSIVLVRGGRVKDLPGVRYHIVRGALDTSGVDGRTQRRSKYGTKRPKK
- the rplB gene encoding 50S ribosomal protein L2, with product MALKKFKPTTPGQRFKLISTFDDITTSTPEKSLLEGKKKSGGRNSNGKMTMRYIGGGHKKKYRIIDFKRDKEGIPAKVKTVEYDPNRSARISLLVYADGEKRYIIAPHGIEVGQEVLSGKDATPDVGNTLYLSDIPYGTIIHNVELRPGQGAKMARSAGNFAQLMTRDGKFAILKMPSGETRMILQTCKATIGMVSNGEHSLERSGKAGRTRWQGRRPRVRGVVMNPVDHPMGGGEGRQSGGHPRSRNGIPAKGYKTRNKKKDSNRYIIDRRKK
- the rpsS gene encoding 30S ribosomal protein S19; this translates as MSRSLKKGPFIHYKLEQRVLANVEADKKTVVKTWSRASMISPDFVGQTIAVHNGNKFIPVYVTENMVGHKLGEFSPTRIFRGHAGSKNKGNK
- the fusA gene encoding elongation factor G; amino-acid sequence: MSEKLEYRRNIGIMAHIDAGKTTTTERILYYTGRSYKIGEVHDGAATMDWMVQEQERGITITSAATTVYWNRNNIKHKINIIDTPGHVDFTVEVERSLRVLDGAVALFCAVGGVEPQSETVWRQADKYNVPRIGFVNKMDRTGADFFDVVGQVREKLKANPVPLQIPIGAEEKFVGVVDLISNKAFVWDEGSQGVEIREIPVPEDLVDVAAEYRMKLIEGVAEESDELLEKFMDDPNSITEDEIHVAIRKATVEMRITPIMCGSAFKNKGVQMLLDAVVDFLPSPADQPAVTGVHPRTGEEETRSIDDTKFSALAFKIATDPFVGRICFFRVYSGKLKAGSYVLNASTGKKERISRIMQMHSNKQEPLEEIGVGDIGAAVGFKTIRTGDTLTDLSSPIVLETMKFPEPVIKVAIEPNTQKEMDKLGIALQKLAEEDPTFRVQTDEDTGQTIISGMGELHLDILVDRLKREFKVDCTQGQPMVSYKEAITASVNHREVYKKQSGGRGKFADIVFEMGPADEGFVGLQFVDSVKGGNIPKEYIPSIQKGFTMAMQNGVLAGYGVDSLKVTLTDGSFHAVDSDQLSFELAAKLAFKTAAKKASPVLLEPIMKVEITTPDDYLGDVSGDVNRRRGQLEGIEAKSGSQVVKAKVPLREMFGYVTALRTITSGRASSSMEFSHFAEAPKSVVEDVMGVK